The region TGGTAATATCCCTGTTTATGGTTCAGGCGGAGTAATACGTTATGTGGATACCTACATCTACAACAAGCAATCTGTCTTGATACCACGTAAAGGGTCACTTGGAAACCTATTTTTTCTGGATAAACCCTTTTGGACTGTTGACACAATTTTCTATACAGAAATAAAAGAAGAGTTGATGTTTCCGAAATTTATGTACTATTATCTCGCAGCGCAGCATTTAGAAGACTTGAATTCTGCCGGTGGTGTACCAAGCTTAACTAAATCCATTTTAGATAAGGTTGCAGTTCCCATTCCCCCTCTCCCCGTCCAACAGGAGATTGTCCGAATCCTTGATAAATTTACTGCGCTACAGGCAGAGCTGGAGGCAGAGCTGGAGGCAGAGCTGGAGGCGAGAAAAAAGCAATATGAGTATTATAGAGATAAGCTGTTAATTTTTGACAATAATCCTTATGTCAGGTGGATGAGGCTGGGGGAAGTTTGCAAAAGAGTTTCTTCTGGCGGAACACCACTGAAATCGCATAGCGATTATTATGGTGGAAGTATACCTTGGTTACGTACACAAGAAGTAAATTTCGCGGATATAACAGAAACGGAGAATACAATCACGGAACTTGGTCTTAAGAATTCATCGGCAAAATGGATTCCCGCCAACTGTGTAATTATTGCTATATCAGGAGCGACTGCTGCTAGATGTGCAATCAATAAGATTCCTCTTACAACTAATCAGCACTGTTGTAACTTAGAAATAAATGAATCTTTAGCATTGTATCGATATGTTTTCTATTGGGTTAGTAGCCAATATGAACAAATGAAAGCACTTGGACAAGGTGCTCGTAATGATCTTAATGTAGGCATAATAACACAATATCCTATCCCCGTCCCCCCGCTTGCCGAACAAGAGCGCATTGTCGCCATCCTTGACCGCTTTGATGCGCTTGTCAACGACATTACTCAAGGCTTGCCCGCCGAAATTGCGGCGCGGCGCAAGCAGTATGAGTACTACCGTGATAAACTTTTGACCTTTAAGGAGGTGGCGTCATGATTACCTATAATATCGTGGCCGCTTCCAACGAAGCCACCGTTGTTGCCGAATATAACCCTGAGCCATATCGCGCCACAGACTATCAAAGCGAAGCGGCCCTGGAAAAGGATTTTATCCGTCAGCTTTGCTCTCAGGGATATGAATATATTAACGTCACAAGTGAAGCGGCTTTGATCGCTAACCTGCGTCGCCAGCTTGAATTACTCAATCACTATACATTTTCCGACAATGAATGGGACAGGTTTTTCACCCAGAATATTGCCGGGGCGAACGAGGGTATCGTGGAAAAAACCCGCAAGATCCAGGAAGACCATGTGCAGATTCTCAAATGTGACGATGGCAGCACCAAAAACATCTATCTCATTGATAAAAAGAATATTCATAACAACCGCCTGCAGGTGCTTAACCAATACGAAGAGGCAGGCGGCACTCGCGAAACACGCTATGATGTGACTGTGCTGGTAAACGGCTTGCCGCTTGTGCATATTGAACTCAAGGGCCGCGTCGGGTCTGTACGAATATGTTCAAATATTCGTCATCTCCAATGGAACGCATACCAAGTATTACTCAAATACCACCCGCAATCAGCACATCAAGGAATCGGGCGGCAGCAGCAAAAACAAAAAGACCAGCCACAGCTTTGAATTCACAAGCTACTGGGCTGACGCCAACAACCGGGTGATTGCCGACCTCATGGACTTTACAAAGACCTTTTTTGCCAAGCACACCCTGTTAAATATCCTGACCCGCTACTGCGTGTTTACGTCGGAGGAAATGCTTTTGGTAATGCGGCCTTATCAAATTGCGGCGACTGAGAGGATATTGAACCGCATAGAGATTTCAACCAATTACAAAAAAACCGGAACGGTAGAAGCAGGCGGATACATCTGGCACACCACAGGTTCAGGCAAAACACTGACCAGCTTTAAAACGGCACAGCTTGCCGCCTCACTTCCCTACATTGACAAGGTTCTGTTTGTCGTCGACCGCAAAGACCTGGACTACCAGACAATGAAAGAGTATGACCGCTTCGAAAAAGGCGCGGCGAACAGCAACACCTCCACCAAAATTCTGCAAAAACAGCTTGAAGACCCCAATGCCAAAATTATAATCACGACCATTCAAAAGCTGGACGTTTTCATTTCCAAAAATAAAACACATGACGTATACAAGCAGCATATAGTTTTGATTTTCGATGAGTGCCACCGTTCGCAATTCGGCAAGATGCACCGAAAAATCGTTAAAGCGTTTAAGAACTATCACATTTTCGGCTTTACAGGCACGCCGATTTTTGCCGTAAATGCCGGCAGCGGCGGTGATCCGCTTCTGCGCACAACCCCGCAGGCATTCGGCGACAAACTCCATACCTACACAATCATTGATGCCATTAATGACGGCAACGTATTGCCGTTCCGCATCGACTACGTTAATACAGTTAAGGAAAAGGATAATATAAACGATTCAAAGGTTCGTGCCATCGATATTGAAAAGGCCATGTCTGCGCCGGAGCGCATCCGTGAGGTAACAAGTTATATCCTTGACCACTTTGACCAAAAAACCAAGCGCAACAGCTTCTACTCCCTCAAAGGCCAACGTGTTGCCGGCTTTAACTCAATTTTTGCCGTGGCGTCCATCCCTATGGCGATGAAGTATTACACCGAGTTTAAACGGCAGCTAGCAGAACGCAAGCGAAACCTTACTGTTGCGACAATTTTCAGTTTCAGCACCAACGAAGATGACCCCGAGGACGCACTGCCGGACGAAGGCTTTGAAACAGACAAGCTGGATAAAACCTCCCGCGACTTCCTTGAGGCTGCCATTGCCGATTACAACCAGACATTTAACGTCAATTTCGACACGTCGGCGGAGAAATTTCAGAACTATTATAAAGACCTCTCTCTCCGTATGAAAAACCGTGAGGTCGATTTGCTTATTGTGGTCAACATGTTCCTGACCGGCTTTGATGCCACCACATTAAACACACTTTGGGTAGATAAGAACCTTAAGCAGCATGGACTTTTACAGGCATTTTCCAGGACCAACCGTATACTGAACTCCGTTAAGACCTTCGGCAACATCATCTGCTTCCGCGATCTGAAGCAGGCGACCGATGAAGCCATCGCTCTCTTTGGTGATAAAGAAGCAGGCGGCATCGTCCTCTTAAAAACTTATAATGACTACTATAATGGCTACGATGAGGACGGTAAGCATAAGCCGGGGTATGCGGAACTGATTGCGACTCTTCAGTCACAATACCCCTTAGGCAAGGCGATTATAGGCGAAGATGCACAGAAGGATTTTATCCGGCTTTTCGGTGCGATTTTGCGGCTTAAAAATATTCTTACGGCATTCGATGATTTTGCAGGCAATGAAATTCTGTCCGAGCGTAATTTTCAGGATTATCAAAGCATATATATCGATCTTTACCAGGATTTCACAAAGGGAAAGAATGCTGATAAAGAAAACATAAACGACGACATCGTGTTTGAAATTGAGCTCATCAAGCAGATAGAAGTAAATATTGATTATATTCTTATGCTTGTAGCGAAATATCATGAATCCAACTGCACCGATAAGAGTATTCTTGTGGCTATTGACAAAGCCGTCAGCTCCAGCATTGAGCTCCGCAGCAAGAAAGAGCTTATCGCCAAATTTATCGAACAAGTCAACACGTCCACACAAGTAGATGATGATTGGCGTATTTTTGTTGCCGAACAAAAAGAGAAAGATCTGTCGGCAATTATTGAAGCTGAAAAGCTAAAACCGGAAGAAACACGAAAGTTTGTGGCGGGTTCTTTCCGCGACGGTACAATGAAAACTACCGGCACAGACATTGACAAAATCCTGCCGCCCGTTTCACGTTTTTCCGGCGGCGGTCGGGCAGCTAAAAAACAGAGCGTCATAGAAAAACTTATGGCTTTCTTTGAGAAGTATCTTGGACTGGTATAAATTCACGCAAATTAACTGATGACAAAATTAACTGGTTTATCGATCAAGTCCTAATTTATGTGTAAAATCATCCCCAGTTAAAATTGAAGCAATTAACATATTTTAACAATTTTGCTGTCCATGATATGAGTTTGCCGTTCACGCCAATCCCAATAATCGGTCATATCCAAGTACTTTTTGCCGCTTGCCCATTTGTCATCGATTTCCATGAGTAAAGCGCCAATCAAACGTAAAGCAGAAGCCCGGTTCGGGAAAATCCGAATGACTCTTTCGCGACGTCGAACTTCTTCATTGAGACGTTCAACCCCATTAGTCGTACGCAAGCGTTTACGATACTTTTCCGGCAAGGCTAAAACGGCTATGGCATCGTCAAAGCCGGCTTCTAGTATAGCCATTGCCTTTGGCGCTTTTGTTTCATAAGCGGCAAGCGTTTCATTAAGAAGCATTACTGCAGTTTCTCTATCCGGCGCAGCCAAAATGGCTCTTACCCGAGCAAGAATTTCCGGCTGCAAGGACTTCGGCGTCGCATCCAAGATGTTGCGTGTAAAATGCGTTTGGCAACGCTGCCAGGTGACTCCTTGGAAGTATTGGCGGATAGCACGGATTAGCCCACCGTGATGGTCCGATATAATCAGATCAACGCCACACAAGCCCCGCCACTTTAGCCAGCTGAAAAATTCACTCCAACTGGCTTCCGACTCGCTGTCGCCCAGCATAATCCCCAGGACTTCCCGATAGCCCTCAGCATTTATGCCAACGGCAATCATTACGCCACGTGAACGCACACGTTCTTCTTCACGGACTTTAATGACCATGGCATCTACCATGACAAACGGGTATTTTTGATCCTTTAATGGACGTTCATTCCAAGCGTGCACAATTGGATCTAGGCGCTTACAAAGGTCTGATACGGTCGACTTGGAAAACTCGCTGCCACAAAGTTCTTCTGTGATTTGCGCCACCTTACGGGTCGACACACCGTTTACGACCATTTCCATCAAAGTCAGCACTAATGCTTGCTCACTACGTTGATAGCGGGCAAACATCTCGGTTGAGAACTTACCGTCACGAAACCGTGGTACTTTTAGGGTGATCGTGCCAACACGGGTGGCAAGGCGATGGGGATACACTCCGTTGCGATAACCCTGCCGCTCGTCTGTACGCTCGTAGCGCTCAGCACGCAATTGTTCTGTGGCTTGTGCTTGTAAAATCTGGTTCAATACCTCCTCCAAAAAAGACGCCATTGCTGCATCTTTCGCATTGCTTAAAAAAAGTTAATGCAAAATTTTCGAATCAATGTTAATCTGGTATTGAGCCATTTCAAAATCACCTCTCGTTGAATGTTGTTGCCGCTTCATTCTAACTGAGGATTTTGAATTGGCTCTTCTTTTGTTAATTCCTTTTTACACAATTATACGGACTCTACTGGTTTATCCCCATGATCAGGTGGGGATAACAATTATTTTGTAAAGCAGGAGTTATTAATTATGGCTTATATCGAACATGATTTATTAAGAAAACAAAAACCCAGAAAAAACAACCTTAAGGTCAGGGTCGATTTATATGCCTACGCATCTGAGCTATATGATGAACTGTCCTCAATTGGTATAATTAAGCGCCTGAAAAACATTTCGCAACTTGGTCTAATAAAAGTTGAGAAAAAGCTGGCCAAATCAAGGTATGACTACGTGGTTTTACAGTTGTATCTTCATCAGATGATAAAGAAATCACTACAGTCACAACTTGCATTGACTTACAACAATCTAGTTAAGCCAAATGAATTTCGCAAAAACTTTCGATACAAAACCAAAGATGACAAACCAACAATAGGCGATATGTTACAAATTTTAACTATTGCGTATAACATTGG is a window of Sporomusaceae bacterium ACPt DNA encoding:
- the hsdR_1 gene encoding Type I restriction enzyme R protein; protein product: MITYNIVAASNEATVVAEYNPEPYRATDYQSEAALEKDFIRQLCSQGYEYINVTSEAALIANLRRQLELLNHYTFSDNEWDRFFTQNIAGANEGIVEKTRKIQEDHVQILKCDDGSTKNIYLIDKKNIHNNRLQVLNQYEEAGGTRETRYDVTVLVNGLPLVHIELKGRVGSVRICSNIRHLQWNAYQVLLKYHPQSAHQGIGRQQQKQKDQPQL
- the hsdR_2 gene encoding Type I restriction enzyme R protein, with the translated sequence MRPYQIAATERILNRIEISTNYKKTGTVEAGGYIWHTTGSGKTLTSFKTAQLAASLPYIDKVLFVVDRKDLDYQTMKEYDRFEKGAANSNTSTKILQKQLEDPNAKIIITTIQKLDVFISKNKTHDVYKQHIVLIFDECHRSQFGKMHRKIVKAFKNYHIFGFTGTPIFAVNAGSGGDPLLRTTPQAFGDKLHTYTIIDAINDGNVLPFRIDYVNTVKEKDNINDSKVRAIDIEKAMSAPERIREVTSYILDHFDQKTKRNSFYSLKGQRVAGFNSIFAVASIPMAMKYYTEFKRQLAERKRNLTVATIFSFSTNEDDPEDALPDEGFETDKLDKTSRDFLEAAIADYNQTFNVNFDTSAEKFQNYYKDLSLRMKNREVDLLIVVNMFLTGFDATTLNTLWVDKNLKQHGLLQAFSRTNRILNSVKTFGNIICFRDLKQATDEAIALFGDKEAGGIVLLKTYNDYYNGYDEDGKHKPGYAELIATLQSQYPLGKAIIGEDAQKDFIRLFGAILRLKNILTAFDDFAGNEILSERNFQDYQSIYIDLYQDFTKGKNADKENINDDIVFEIELIKQIEVNIDYILMLVAKYHESNCTDKSILVAIDKAVSSSIELRSKKELIAKFIEQVNTSTQVDDDWRIFVAEQKEKDLSAIIEAEKLKPEETRKFVAGSFRDGTMKTTGTDIDKILPPVSRFSGGGRAAKKQSVIEKLMAFFEKYLGLV
- a CDS encoding IS256 family transposase ISPeth3, which produces MNQILQAQATEQLRAERYERTDERQGYRNGVYPHRLATRVGTITLKVPRFRDGKFSTEMFARYQRSEQALVLTLMEMVVNGVSTRKVAQITEELCGSEFSKSTVSDLCKRLDPIVHAWNERPLKDQKYPFVMVDAMVIKVREEERVRSRGVMIAVGINAEGYREVLGIMLGDSESEASWSEFFSWLKWRGLCGVDLIISDHHGGLIRAIRQYFQGVTWQRCQTHFTRNILDATPKSLQPEILARVRAILAAPDRETAVMLLNETLAAYETKAPKAMAILEAGFDDAIAVLALPEKYRKRLRTTNGVERLNEEVRRRERVIRIFPNRASALRLIGALLMEIDDKWASGKKYLDMTDYWDWRERQTHIMDSKIVKIC